From a single Carassius carassius chromosome 8, fCarCar2.1, whole genome shotgun sequence genomic region:
- the LOC132145151 gene encoding circadian-associated transcriptional repressor-like produces the protein MYPFSHISVMLSPGSPSKWQVRDSLSLTPSLLYNERDQMEDELEVFSSESEAAGVVPDQKPSSMANGSFQNSKSPRTFVNQRSDRAENVKTGCSSGSPAYTSQTSTSSERIPTEGDLRFARKCAELHGYIRPLLELLKGLKTGRYDKGLSTFQHSVAIDRLRRIVGVLQKPELGEKYMGILLQLEVMLKVWFPRVRPQHREGTPSLHNLPSRWNQDQLHIPVKKRRLSWSDSDSQGSSSSKRIQEDDRGLSPSDSGSWLSSSDTMSSELEEDSPICTNQNMTSETKLAENRKLLVRQKTSSLTVTGRPPPLVIPPSATDGSSLGMQDCSVSSTTPTSNPPVDTMISKKDLGESAKEEGPKKQIDTDMLNT, from the exons ATGTATCCGTTTTCACACATTTCAGTGATGCTGTCACCGGGGAGTCCTTCCAAATGGCAAGTGCGAGATTCCCTCTCCTTGACCCCCAGTCTCCTGTACAACGAGAGGGACCAGATGGAGGATGAACTGGAGGTCTTTTCCTCTGAGAGCGAGGCAGCAGGAGTTGTGCCTGATCAAAAGCCATCCTCCATGGCTAATGGGAGCTTTCAGAATTCAAAATCGCCTCGCACCTTTGTGAACCAGAGGAGTGATAGAGCTGAAAATGTTAAAACCGGATGTTCCTCTGGATCTCCAGCCTACACCAGTCAGACTTCAACATCATCTGAAAGAATTCCCACAGAAGGGGACCTGAGGTTTGCACGCAAA TGTGCAGAGCTGCACGGGTACATCAGACCTCTTTTGGAGCTGTTGAAGGGGCTGAAAACAGGTCGATATGATAAAG GTTTGAGCACATTTCAACATAGTGTTGCCATTGATAGACTGCGAAGGATTGTGGGTGTTCTACAAAAACCTGAGCTTGG GGAGAAGTATATGGGCATTCTTCTGCAGCTGGAGGTGATGTTAAAGGTTTGGTTCCCTCGGGTCAGGCCTCAGCATCGGGAAGGCACCCCTTCACTCCACAACCTGCCTTCACGCTGGAATCAGGACCAGTTACATATTCCTGTGAAG aaaCGCAGATTAAGTTGGTCAGACTCTGACTCTCAAGGATCTTCAAGCAGCAAACGCATTCAAGAGGACGATCGAGGGCTGAGCCCCAGCGATAGCGGCTCGTGGCTTAGCAGCTCTGATACCATGTCTAGTGAACTTGAAGAAGACAGTCCGATCTGTACGAATCAAAATATGACATCTGAAACCAAACTCGCTGAAAACCGCAAACTTCTAGTCAGGCAAAAGACAAGCTCTCTGACTGTAACAGGAAGACCACCTCCGCTTGTAATACCACCGTCAGCCACAGATGGCAGCAGCTTGGGCATGCAAGACTGCTCGGTGTCCTCCACAACTCCTACTTCCAACCCACCAGTAGACACGATGATTAGTAAGAAAGATTTGGGTGAATCTGCAAAAGAAGAAGGGCCCAAAAAACAGATTGACACAGATATGTTAAACACATAA
- the mrps21 gene encoding 28S ribosomal protein S21, mitochondrial, with amino-acid sequence MANHLRFIARTVMVQNGNVDAAYGALSRVLSTDGIIESVKRRRYYEKPCRKRERKSYENCKRIYNTEMARKISFVSKAQRQDPWLGC; translated from the exons ATGGCGAACCACCTTCGCTTCATCGCTCGGACTGTCATGGTGCAGAACGGCAATGTGGATGCGGCCTATGGCGCTCTGAGCAG AGTTCTGTCCACTGATGGAATAATTGAATCTGTGAAGCGTAGAAGATACTACGAGAAACCCTGTCGtaagcgagagagaaagagctaTGAGAACTGCAAGAGAATCTACAATACTGAGATGGCCAGAAAGATATCTTTCGTATCAAAGGCACAAAGACAAGATCCATGGCTGGGATGTTAA
- the crabp2b gene encoding cellular retinoic acid-binding protein 2b — translation MEANTERTFADFSGSWKMKSSENFEELLKALGVNVFLRKIAVAAASKPAVEITQQGESLSIQTSTSVRTTHVSFTVGESFSEATVDGRPCTSFPKWETDRKITCEQTLQKGEGPETSWTRELTNDGQMILTMRAGDVICTRVYERD, via the exons ATGGAGGCGAACACGGAGCGAACATTTGCTGACTTTTCTGGATCCTGGAAAATGAAAAGTTCCGAAAATTTCGAGGAACTTCTAAAAGCTCTCG GTGTAAATGTCTTTCTGAGGAAGATTGCAGTTGCAGCAGCTTCCAAACCAGCTGTTGAGATTACACAGCAGGGGGAAAGTCTCTCCATTCAGACCTCCACTAGTGTGCGGACCACTCATGTGTCCTTCACGGTGGGAGAGTCCTTCAGCGAAGCTACGGTGGATGGACGCCCTTGCACA AGTTTTCCAAAATGGGAGACTGACCGTAAAATCACTTGCGAGCAGACGCTGCAGAAGGGGGAGGGGCCTGAGACATCATGGACACGTGAACTGACCAATGATGGCCAGATGATTCTC ACCATGAGAGCCGGAGATGTCATCTGCACCCGTGTGTATGAACGAGACTGA